The region GGGTTTCAATTGATTCATAGGGTCTCAACAAGCAAATTCCTATCAATAGTAAAACAAGAATCAATCCGCATTACACaaaaaaacaagaaataaaataacaaataaaaaaatagggaAGAGAAGATTCAAAAGGCCTGTAATGATCAACATCAAAAGAGACAGATGAGCCAACTTGATATTTTGAGGCATTATCATACAAAGAAgaaatttcttatttttgttactTCGTATCTTCGGGTCGGGGCAAATCAAGCGGCTAAGCTAAGAAGTTTTTAACTTTCTATTACATATCCGTTGAAATCAGCATTTGTGTGTTTCTGCTTGAGCCGTACGAGATGAAATTTTCATATACGGTTCTCAGAGGGGGAGTCCCTTGGCCTTGGTTACCTATCTCAATAAAGTATATGATTGGTTTGAGGAACGTCTTGAGATTCAGGCGATTGCAGATGATATAACTAGTAAATATGTTCCTCCTCATGTCAACATATTTTATTGTTTAGGGGGGATCACACTTACTTGTTTTTTAGTACAAGTAGCTACAGGTTTTGCTATGACTTTTTACTACCGTCCAACCGTTACAGAGGCTTTTTCCTCTGTTCAATACATAATGACCGAGGCCAACTTTGGTTGGTTAATCCGATCAGTTCATCGATGGTCAGCAAGTATGATGGTTCTAATGATGATCTTGCACGTATTTCGTGTGTACCTTACAGGTGGATTTAAAAAACCCCGCGAATTAACTTGGGTTACAGGTGTAGTTTTGGCTGTATTGACGGCATCTTTTGGTGTAACTGGTTATTCCTTACCTCGGGACCAAATTGGTTATTGGGCAGTAAAAATTGTGACAGGCGTACCTGAAGCTATTCCCGTAATAGGATCGCCTTTGGTAGAGTTATTACGCGGAAGTGCTAGTGTGGGCCAATCCACTTTGACTCGTTTTTATAGTTTACACACTTTTGTATTGCCTCTTCT is a window of Musa acuminata AAA Group cultivar baxijiao unplaced genomic scaffold, Cavendish_Baxijiao_AAA HiC_scaffold_570, whole genome shotgun sequence DNA encoding:
- the LOC135661733 gene encoding cytochrome b6-like, producing AVRDEIFIYGSQRGSPLALVTYLNKVYDWFEERLEIQAIADDITSKYVPPHVNIFYCLGGITLTCFLVQVATGFAMTFYYRPTVTEAFSSVQYIMTEANFGWLIRSVHRWSASMMVLMMILHVFRVYLTGGFKKPRELTWVTGVVLAVLTASFGVTGYSLPRDQIGYWAVKIVTGVPEAIPVIGSPLVELLRGSASVGQSTLTRFYSLHTFVLPLLTAVFMLMHFPMIRKQGISGPL